The following are from one region of the Prionailurus bengalensis isolate Pbe53 chromosome A2, Fcat_Pben_1.1_paternal_pri, whole genome shotgun sequence genome:
- the CCM2 gene encoding cerebral cavernous malformations 2 protein isoform X6, whose protein sequence is MDEEGKKGKKYLGQLTSIPGYLNPSSRTEILHFIDNAKRAHQLPGHLTQEHDAVISLSAYNVKLAWRDGEDTILRVPIHDIAAVSYVRDDASHLVVLKTAQDPGISPSQSLCAESSRGLTAVSLSESGVGPVEACCLVILATESKVAAEELCSLLGQVFQIVYTESTIDFLDRAIFDGASTPTHHLSLHSDDSSTKVDVKEPYETEVSTFSFPECAHAGGVSPLSFCMQTAPHSKTVSESELSATATELLQDYMLTLRTKLSSQEIQQFAALLHEYRDGASVHEFCINLRQLYGDSRKFLLLGLRPFIPEKDSQHFENFLETIGVKDGRGIITDSFGRYRRALSSTSTCTCPGNRATGSSDDQSAPSEGDEWDRMISDISNDIEALGCSMDRDSA, encoded by the exons TACTTAGGTCAGTTAACGTCCATACCAGGATACCTGAATCCCTCCAGTAGGACCGAAATCCTGCATTTCATAGACAATGCAAAG AGAGCCCACCAGCTCCCCGGACACCTGACCCAGGAGCACGACGCTGTGATCAGCCTGTCTGCCTACAATGTCAAGCTGGCCTGGCGGGACGGGGAAGACACCATCCTCAGGGTCCCCATCCATGACATCGCCGCCGTGTCCTACGTGCGGGACGACGCCTCGCACCTGGTGGTCCTGAAGACAG CCCAGGACCCTGGCATCTCCCCCAGCCAGAGTCTGTGTGCAGAAAGTTCCAGAGGCCTCACCGCAGTCTCCCTGTCAGAGAGTGGAGTGGGGCCTGTGGAGGCGTGCTGCCTGGTCATCCTGGCGACCGAGAGCAAG GTCGCTGCTGAGGAGCTGTGCTCCCTGCTCGGGCAGGTCTTCCAGATTGTGTACACAGAGTCTACCATCGACTTTCTGGACCGAGCCATATTTGACGGGGCCTCGACACCCACCCACCACCTGTCTCTCCACAGCG ATGACTCTTCCACCAAGGTGGACGTGAAGGAGCCGTATGAGACGGAAGTCAGCACGTT CTCCTTCCCCGAGTGCGCGCACGCAGGCGGCGTGTCGCCCTTGTCCTTCTGTATGCAGACGGCGCCCCACTCCAAGACGGTCAGTGAGAGCGAGCTGAGCGCCACTGCCACCGAGCTGCTGCAGGACTACATGCTCACG cTGCGCACCAAGCTGTCCTCGCAGGAGATCCAGCAGTTCGCGGCACTGCTGCACGAGTACCGGGATGGGGCCTCAGTGCATGAGTTCTGCATCAATCTGCGCCAGCTGTATGGGGACAGCCGCAAGTTCCTATTGCTGG GTTTGCGGCCCTTTATCCCGGAGAAGGACAGCCAGCACTTCGAGAACTTTCTCGAGACCATCGGGGTGAAGGATGGCCGGGGCATCATCACCGACAGCTTTGGCAGGTACCGGCGGGCGCTGAGCTCCACCTCCACCTGCACCTGCCCTGGGAACAGGGCCACGGGCAGCTCGGACGACCAGTCTGCGCCCTCGGAAGGGGACGAGTGGGACCGCATGATTTCGGACATCAGCAACGACATCGAGGCTCTGGGCTGCAGCATGGACCGGGACTCGGCCTGA
- the CCM2 gene encoding cerebral cavernous malformations 2 protein isoform X5, translating to MFPDTRAKLEPPLSVSSMQASRGHRYLGQLTSIPGYLNPSSRTEILHFIDNAKRAHQLPGHLTQEHDAVISLSAYNVKLAWRDGEDTILRVPIHDIAAVSYVRDDASHLVVLKTAQDPGISPSQSLCAESSRGLTAVSLSESGVGPVEACCLVILATESKVAAEELCSLLGQVFQIVYTESTIDFLDRAIFDGASTPTHHLSLHSDDSSTKVDVKEPYETEVSTFSFPECAHAGGVSPLSFCMQTAPHSKTVSESELSATATELLQDYMLTLRTKLSSQEIQQFAALLHEYRDGASVHEFCINLRQLYGDSRKFLLLGLRPFIPEKDSQHFENFLETIGVKDGRGIITDSFGRYRRALSSTSTCTCPGNRATGSSDDQSAPSEGDEWDRMISDISNDIEALGCSMDRDSA from the exons TACTTAGGTCAGTTAACGTCCATACCAGGATACCTGAATCCCTCCAGTAGGACCGAAATCCTGCATTTCATAGACAATGCAAAG AGAGCCCACCAGCTCCCCGGACACCTGACCCAGGAGCACGACGCTGTGATCAGCCTGTCTGCCTACAATGTCAAGCTGGCCTGGCGGGACGGGGAAGACACCATCCTCAGGGTCCCCATCCATGACATCGCCGCCGTGTCCTACGTGCGGGACGACGCCTCGCACCTGGTGGTCCTGAAGACAG CCCAGGACCCTGGCATCTCCCCCAGCCAGAGTCTGTGTGCAGAAAGTTCCAGAGGCCTCACCGCAGTCTCCCTGTCAGAGAGTGGAGTGGGGCCTGTGGAGGCGTGCTGCCTGGTCATCCTGGCGACCGAGAGCAAG GTCGCTGCTGAGGAGCTGTGCTCCCTGCTCGGGCAGGTCTTCCAGATTGTGTACACAGAGTCTACCATCGACTTTCTGGACCGAGCCATATTTGACGGGGCCTCGACACCCACCCACCACCTGTCTCTCCACAGCG ATGACTCTTCCACCAAGGTGGACGTGAAGGAGCCGTATGAGACGGAAGTCAGCACGTT CTCCTTCCCCGAGTGCGCGCACGCAGGCGGCGTGTCGCCCTTGTCCTTCTGTATGCAGACGGCGCCCCACTCCAAGACGGTCAGTGAGAGCGAGCTGAGCGCCACTGCCACCGAGCTGCTGCAGGACTACATGCTCACG cTGCGCACCAAGCTGTCCTCGCAGGAGATCCAGCAGTTCGCGGCACTGCTGCACGAGTACCGGGATGGGGCCTCAGTGCATGAGTTCTGCATCAATCTGCGCCAGCTGTATGGGGACAGCCGCAAGTTCCTATTGCTGG GTTTGCGGCCCTTTATCCCGGAGAAGGACAGCCAGCACTTCGAGAACTTTCTCGAGACCATCGGGGTGAAGGATGGCCGGGGCATCATCACCGACAGCTTTGGCAGGTACCGGCGGGCGCTGAGCTCCACCTCCACCTGCACCTGCCCTGGGAACAGGGCCACGGGCAGCTCGGACGACCAGTCTGCGCCCTCGGAAGGGGACGAGTGGGACCGCATGATTTCGGACATCAGCAACGACATCGAGGCTCTGGGCTGCAGCATGGACCGGGACTCGGCCTGA